The following proteins are encoded in a genomic region of Phycodurus eques isolate BA_2022a chromosome 11, UOR_Pequ_1.1, whole genome shotgun sequence:
- the hectd2 gene encoding probable E3 ubiquitin-protein ligase HECTD2 isoform X1, with translation MDRQDCGVTSCREREKLPPIYSVPARGSKPPLPSPGTLVDTLNHRRGRVRDADTPATPPGLKHVRDLPPIGGGPARPKQRASVDTLPPKVKAPFPCEPVIPLRTKTAKEFLEEAERAALSGDWREVRDFYLTTFDSFIELNAAFKREANAPFDTIEDSGVDGEFVNAVYDALLQTPADIQKSVLKGIINSLLREWKGPRTKDDLRAYFILVQNPQYSSTGTYVIYAHLLRQMAALSEADHHFLAHWLKKLSSRRFRQPVERLLQFISARLFPAEPDELPPASKCAWWIPSATKVLALFNAANSVSSPPIMPFTDFYNIALEHIDFMDEYRIWQSYGNSSRFSFCQFPFILSTVVKKAIIQKDSEQQMISQARQSLVSKVSRRQRVDMNLVFLNIKVRRAQLLADSLDELSRKRCDLKKKLRVTFVGEAGLDMGGLTKEWFLLLVRQIFHADYGMFTYTESRCHWFSSWKCDNNYSEFQLIGTVMGLAVYNSIALDIRFPLYCYRKLLTPPTAPCDQDASVGTATATLDDLRQIMPELAHGLDELLNFDGNVEEDLCLTFQVWQEEMGAVKSYNLRPGGDKIPVTEQNRKEYVQLYVDFLLNKSIYKQFAAFYHGFHSVCASDALMLLRPEEVEMLVCGSPQLDMSALQKAAHYEGYSKSDATVRSFWEVVLSFPMDLQKKLLHFATGSDRVPVGGMADLNFKISKIDAPTDWLPVSHTCFNQICLPPYRSRKELKHKLTIAISNAEGFGLQ, from the exons ATGGATCGCCAAGATTGCGGAGTGACGAGCTGCAGGGAGCGCGAGAAGCTGCCGCCGATCTACAGC GTCCCGGCTCGCGGCTCCAAACCTCCGTTGCCGTCTCCGGGCACCCTCGTCGACACGCTCAACCACAGAAGGGGTCGGGTTAGAGACGCCGACACGCCCGCCACGCCGCCGGGACTCAAGCACG TGCGGGACCTTCCCCCGATCGGCGGCGGCCCCGCGCGCCCGAAGCAGCGAGCGTCCGTCGACACGCTGCCCCCGAAGGTCAAAGCGCCGTTCCCGTGTGAGCCCGTCATCCCGCTGCGCACCAAGACCGCCAAAGAATTCCT cgAGGAGGCCGAGCGCGCCGCACTGTCCGGCGACTGGCGCGAGGTTCGGGACTTCTACCTGACGACCTTTGACTCTTTCATCGAGCTCAACGCCGCTTTCAAG CGGGAGGCCAACGCCCCCTTCGACACCATCGAAGACTCGGGCGTCGACGGCGAGTTCGTCAACGCCGTCTACGACGCGCTGCTCCAAACC CCTGCGGACATCCAGAAGTCGGTGCTGAAGGGAATCATCAACAGTCTTCTGCGGGAGTGGAAAGG GCCTCGGACTAAAGACGACCTGCGCGCTTACTTCATCCTGGTTCAG AACCCTCAGTATTCCAGCACCGGCACGTACGTGATCTACGCTCACCTGTTGAGGCAGATGGCCGCCCTTTCCGAGGCCGATCATCACTTCCTGGCGCACTGGCTGAAAAA gTTGTCGTCCCGCCGCTTCCGTCAGCCGGTGGAGCGCCTCCTGCAGTTCATCTCCGCTCGACTTTTCCCGGCCGAGCCCGACGAGCTTCCCCCCGCCTCCAAGTGCGCCTGGTGGATCCCGTCGGCCACCAAAGTGCTCGCCCTCTTCA ATGCGGCCAACAGCGTGTCGTCTCCTCCCATCATGCCGTTCACCGACTTCTACAACATCGCGCTGGAGCACATCGACTTCATGGACGAGTACCGGATCTGGCAGAGCTACGGAAACTCCAGCAG GTTCTCCTTCTGCCAGTTTCCCTTCATCCTGTCCACGGTGGTGAAGAAGGCCATCATCCAGAAGGACTCGGAGCAGCAGATGATCAGCCAGGCCCGG CAAAGCCTGGTGAGCAAAGTGTCTCGACGTCAGCGCGTGGACATGAACCTGGTCTTCCTCAACATCAAAGTACGACGGGCGCAACTCCTCGCAGACTCGCTGGATGAG TTGAGCAGGAAGCGGTGCGACCTGAAGAAGAAGTTACGCGTGACGTTCGTGGGGGAGGCGGGGCTGGACATGGGCGGGCTGACCAAGGAGTGGTTCCTGCTGCTCGTGCGCCAGATCTTCCACGCCGACTACG GCATGTTCACGTACACGGAGTCTCGCTGTCATTGGTTCAGCAGCTGGAAGTGTGACAACAACTATTCGGAATTTCAGCTCATTGGGACC GTGATGGGCTTGGCCGTTTACAACAGCATCGCTCTGGACATCCGCTTCCCGCTCTACTGCTACAG GAAGCTGCTGACTCCGCCCACCGCACCGTGTGACCAGGACGCCTCGGTCGGCACGGCGACCGCCACCTTGGACGACCTGCGGCAGATCATGCCG GAGCTGGCTCACGGTTTGGACGAGCTGCTGAACTTTGACGGGAACGTGGAGGAAGACTTGTGCCTCACATTCCAG GTGTGGCAGGAGGAAATGGGCGCGGTCAAGTCGTACAACCTGAGGCCGGGAGGAGACAAGATTCCTGTCACCGAACAAAACAGGAAAG AGTACGTGCAGCTGTACGTGGACTTCCTTCTGAATAAATCCATCTACAAGCAGTTTGCTGCCTTCTACCACGGATTCCACAGCGTCTGCGCGTCCGACGCCCTCATG CTGCTGCGTCCGGAGGAAGTGGAGATGTTGGTGTGCGGCAGTCCTCAGCTGGACATGAGCGCTCTGCAGAAGGCGGCGCACTACGAAGGATACAGCAAGAGCGACGCCACCGTCAG gAGTTTCTGGGAGGTGGTGCTGTCGTTCCCGATGGATCTTCAAAAGAAGCTTCTTCACTTCGCAACAGGAAGTGACCGCGTTCCCGTGGGAGGAATGGCCGACCTCAACTTCAAAATTTCCAAGATCGACGCACCCACCGACTG GCTTCCCGTGTCGCACACGTGTTTCAACCAGATCTGCCTGCCGCCGTATCGCAGCAGGAAGGAGCTCAAACACAAACTGACCATCGCCATCTCCAACGCAGAGGGCTTCGGCCTCCAGTGA
- the LOC133409774 gene encoding protein phosphatase 1 regulatory subunit 3C-B-like, giving the protein MSAASLLRSFSPSAMPGSVMPVDVAVRFYISHSPPPLRGFLSSCEAPPHRTRSRVQRDRAAAVLRPCLSSQQGAADDEGWSGKGEKKKVVFADSKGMSLTAVHVFSKNEEERGGAGEELQFDMSDLENAAADLKISWARSLALDFEQPSADYLDFRNRLIRNSVCLENCSLQERSLTGTVKVRNVGFEKSVSVRATFDSWASFLDVDCTFMNNVYGGHDTDTFVFVLDLPADIPPQNGVEFCVRFQVRDRTFWDNNDGKNYTVKHVGWTGASPPDPAEHKTQSGVKVLEMDLDQMGSPRMCSGFFPGWQSWNHVDFAVPYW; this is encoded by the exons ATGAGTGCTGCCAG CCTTCTCAGGTCTTTCAGTCCGTCCGCGATGCCCGGCTCGGTCATGCCCGTGGACGTGGCCGTGCGCTTCTACATCAGccactctcctcctcctctcaggGGCTTCCTGAGCTCCTGCGAGGCGCCTCCGCACCGCACCCGGAGCCGGGTCCAGAGGGACCGGGCGGCCGCCGTGCTCAGGCCCTGCCTGAGCAGCCAGCAGGGAGCGGCGGACGACGAGGGTTGGAGCGGGAAAGGCGAGAAGAAGAAGGTGGTGTTTGCCGACTCCAAGGGAATGTCACTCACCGCCGTCCACGTCTTCTCCAAGAATGAGGAGGAACGCGGCGGCGCCGGCGAGGAGCTCCAGTTCGACATGAGCGACCTGGAGAACGCCGCCGCGGACCTGAAGATCAGCTGGGCGCGCAGTCTGGCGCTGGACTTTGAGCAGCCTTCGGCCGACTACCTGGACTTCCGGAACCGCCTGATCCGGAACTCGGTCTGCTTGGAGAACTGCTCGCTGCAGGAGCGCTCGCTCACCGGCACAGTCAAGGTCCGCAACGTGGGTTTCGAAAAGTCCGTGTCGGTGCGGGCTACCTTCGACTCGTGGGCCAGCTTCCTGGACGTGGACTGCACCTTCATGAACAACGTGTACGGCGGCCACGACACCGACACCTTCGTTTTCGTTCTGGACCTACCCGCTGACATCCCACCGCAAAACGGAGTGGAATTCTGCGTGCGATTCCAAGTCCGGGACCGGACCTTCTGGGACAACAACGACGGCAAGAACTACACGGTCAAGCACGTGGGTTGGACCGGCGCGTCCCCTCCGGACCCCGCCGAGCACAAGACTCAGAGCGGCGTGAAGGTTCTGGAGATGGACCTGGACCAGATGGGAAGCCCTCGCATGTGCAGCGGCTTCTTCCCTGGCTGGCAAAGCTGGAACCACGTGGACTTCGCCGTGCCCTACTGGTGA
- the hectd2 gene encoding probable E3 ubiquitin-protein ligase HECTD2 isoform X2: MDRQDCGVTSCREREKLPPIYSVPARGSKPPLPSPGTLVDTLNHRRGRVRDADTPATPPGLKHVRDLPPIGGGPARPKQRASVDTLPPKVKAPFPCEPVIPLRTKTAKEFLEEAERAALSGDWREVRDFYLTTFDSFIELNAAFKREANAPFDTIEDSGVDGEFVNAVYDALLQTPADIQKSVLKGIINSLLREWKGPRTKDDLRAYFILVQNPQYSSTGTYVIYAHLLRQMAALSEADHHFLAHWLKKLSSRRFRQPVERLLQFISARLFPAEPDELPPASKCAWWIPSATKVLALFNAANSVSSPPIMPFTDFYNIALEHIDFMDEYRIWQSYGNSSRFSFCQFPFILSTVVKKAIIQKDSEQQMISQARQSLVSKVSRRQRVDMNLVFLNIKVRRAQLLADSLDELSRKRCDLKKKLRVTFVGEAGLDMGGLTKEWFLLLVRQIFHADYGMFTYTESRCHWFSSWKCDNNYSEFQLIGTVMGLAVYNSIALDIRFPLYCYRKLLTPPTAPCDQDASVGTATATLDDLRQIMPVWQEEMGAVKSYNLRPGGDKIPVTEQNRKEYVQLYVDFLLNKSIYKQFAAFYHGFHSVCASDALMLLRPEEVEMLVCGSPQLDMSALQKAAHYEGYSKSDATVRSFWEVVLSFPMDLQKKLLHFATGSDRVPVGGMADLNFKISKIDAPTDWLPVSHTCFNQICLPPYRSRKELKHKLTIAISNAEGFGLQ, translated from the exons ATGGATCGCCAAGATTGCGGAGTGACGAGCTGCAGGGAGCGCGAGAAGCTGCCGCCGATCTACAGC GTCCCGGCTCGCGGCTCCAAACCTCCGTTGCCGTCTCCGGGCACCCTCGTCGACACGCTCAACCACAGAAGGGGTCGGGTTAGAGACGCCGACACGCCCGCCACGCCGCCGGGACTCAAGCACG TGCGGGACCTTCCCCCGATCGGCGGCGGCCCCGCGCGCCCGAAGCAGCGAGCGTCCGTCGACACGCTGCCCCCGAAGGTCAAAGCGCCGTTCCCGTGTGAGCCCGTCATCCCGCTGCGCACCAAGACCGCCAAAGAATTCCT cgAGGAGGCCGAGCGCGCCGCACTGTCCGGCGACTGGCGCGAGGTTCGGGACTTCTACCTGACGACCTTTGACTCTTTCATCGAGCTCAACGCCGCTTTCAAG CGGGAGGCCAACGCCCCCTTCGACACCATCGAAGACTCGGGCGTCGACGGCGAGTTCGTCAACGCCGTCTACGACGCGCTGCTCCAAACC CCTGCGGACATCCAGAAGTCGGTGCTGAAGGGAATCATCAACAGTCTTCTGCGGGAGTGGAAAGG GCCTCGGACTAAAGACGACCTGCGCGCTTACTTCATCCTGGTTCAG AACCCTCAGTATTCCAGCACCGGCACGTACGTGATCTACGCTCACCTGTTGAGGCAGATGGCCGCCCTTTCCGAGGCCGATCATCACTTCCTGGCGCACTGGCTGAAAAA gTTGTCGTCCCGCCGCTTCCGTCAGCCGGTGGAGCGCCTCCTGCAGTTCATCTCCGCTCGACTTTTCCCGGCCGAGCCCGACGAGCTTCCCCCCGCCTCCAAGTGCGCCTGGTGGATCCCGTCGGCCACCAAAGTGCTCGCCCTCTTCA ATGCGGCCAACAGCGTGTCGTCTCCTCCCATCATGCCGTTCACCGACTTCTACAACATCGCGCTGGAGCACATCGACTTCATGGACGAGTACCGGATCTGGCAGAGCTACGGAAACTCCAGCAG GTTCTCCTTCTGCCAGTTTCCCTTCATCCTGTCCACGGTGGTGAAGAAGGCCATCATCCAGAAGGACTCGGAGCAGCAGATGATCAGCCAGGCCCGG CAAAGCCTGGTGAGCAAAGTGTCTCGACGTCAGCGCGTGGACATGAACCTGGTCTTCCTCAACATCAAAGTACGACGGGCGCAACTCCTCGCAGACTCGCTGGATGAG TTGAGCAGGAAGCGGTGCGACCTGAAGAAGAAGTTACGCGTGACGTTCGTGGGGGAGGCGGGGCTGGACATGGGCGGGCTGACCAAGGAGTGGTTCCTGCTGCTCGTGCGCCAGATCTTCCACGCCGACTACG GCATGTTCACGTACACGGAGTCTCGCTGTCATTGGTTCAGCAGCTGGAAGTGTGACAACAACTATTCGGAATTTCAGCTCATTGGGACC GTGATGGGCTTGGCCGTTTACAACAGCATCGCTCTGGACATCCGCTTCCCGCTCTACTGCTACAG GAAGCTGCTGACTCCGCCCACCGCACCGTGTGACCAGGACGCCTCGGTCGGCACGGCGACCGCCACCTTGGACGACCTGCGGCAGATCATGCCG GTGTGGCAGGAGGAAATGGGCGCGGTCAAGTCGTACAACCTGAGGCCGGGAGGAGACAAGATTCCTGTCACCGAACAAAACAGGAAAG AGTACGTGCAGCTGTACGTGGACTTCCTTCTGAATAAATCCATCTACAAGCAGTTTGCTGCCTTCTACCACGGATTCCACAGCGTCTGCGCGTCCGACGCCCTCATG CTGCTGCGTCCGGAGGAAGTGGAGATGTTGGTGTGCGGCAGTCCTCAGCTGGACATGAGCGCTCTGCAGAAGGCGGCGCACTACGAAGGATACAGCAAGAGCGACGCCACCGTCAG gAGTTTCTGGGAGGTGGTGCTGTCGTTCCCGATGGATCTTCAAAAGAAGCTTCTTCACTTCGCAACAGGAAGTGACCGCGTTCCCGTGGGAGGAATGGCCGACCTCAACTTCAAAATTTCCAAGATCGACGCACCCACCGACTG GCTTCCCGTGTCGCACACGTGTTTCAACCAGATCTGCCTGCCGCCGTATCGCAGCAGGAAGGAGCTCAAACACAAACTGACCATCGCCATCTCCAACGCAGAGGGCTTCGGCCTCCAGTGA
- the hectd2 gene encoding probable E3 ubiquitin-protein ligase HECTD2 isoform X3, with amino-acid sequence MDRQDCGVTSCREREKLPPIYSVPARGSKPPLPSPGTLVDTLNHRRGRVRDADTPATPPGLKHVRDLPPIGGGPARPKQRASVDTLPPKVKAPFPCEPVIPLRTKTAKEFLEEAERAALSGDWREVRDFYLTTFDSFIELNAAFKPADIQKSVLKGIINSLLREWKGPRTKDDLRAYFILVQNPQYSSTGTYVIYAHLLRQMAALSEADHHFLAHWLKKLSSRRFRQPVERLLQFISARLFPAEPDELPPASKCAWWIPSATKVLALFNAANSVSSPPIMPFTDFYNIALEHIDFMDEYRIWQSYGNSSRFSFCQFPFILSTVVKKAIIQKDSEQQMISQARQSLVSKVSRRQRVDMNLVFLNIKVRRAQLLADSLDELSRKRCDLKKKLRVTFVGEAGLDMGGLTKEWFLLLVRQIFHADYGMFTYTESRCHWFSSWKCDNNYSEFQLIGTVMGLAVYNSIALDIRFPLYCYRKLLTPPTAPCDQDASVGTATATLDDLRQIMPELAHGLDELLNFDGNVEEDLCLTFQVWQEEMGAVKSYNLRPGGDKIPVTEQNRKEYVQLYVDFLLNKSIYKQFAAFYHGFHSVCASDALMLLRPEEVEMLVCGSPQLDMSALQKAAHYEGYSKSDATVRSFWEVVLSFPMDLQKKLLHFATGSDRVPVGGMADLNFKISKIDAPTDWLPVSHTCFNQICLPPYRSRKELKHKLTIAISNAEGFGLQ; translated from the exons ATGGATCGCCAAGATTGCGGAGTGACGAGCTGCAGGGAGCGCGAGAAGCTGCCGCCGATCTACAGC GTCCCGGCTCGCGGCTCCAAACCTCCGTTGCCGTCTCCGGGCACCCTCGTCGACACGCTCAACCACAGAAGGGGTCGGGTTAGAGACGCCGACACGCCCGCCACGCCGCCGGGACTCAAGCACG TGCGGGACCTTCCCCCGATCGGCGGCGGCCCCGCGCGCCCGAAGCAGCGAGCGTCCGTCGACACGCTGCCCCCGAAGGTCAAAGCGCCGTTCCCGTGTGAGCCCGTCATCCCGCTGCGCACCAAGACCGCCAAAGAATTCCT cgAGGAGGCCGAGCGCGCCGCACTGTCCGGCGACTGGCGCGAGGTTCGGGACTTCTACCTGACGACCTTTGACTCTTTCATCGAGCTCAACGCCGCTTTCAAG CCTGCGGACATCCAGAAGTCGGTGCTGAAGGGAATCATCAACAGTCTTCTGCGGGAGTGGAAAGG GCCTCGGACTAAAGACGACCTGCGCGCTTACTTCATCCTGGTTCAG AACCCTCAGTATTCCAGCACCGGCACGTACGTGATCTACGCTCACCTGTTGAGGCAGATGGCCGCCCTTTCCGAGGCCGATCATCACTTCCTGGCGCACTGGCTGAAAAA gTTGTCGTCCCGCCGCTTCCGTCAGCCGGTGGAGCGCCTCCTGCAGTTCATCTCCGCTCGACTTTTCCCGGCCGAGCCCGACGAGCTTCCCCCCGCCTCCAAGTGCGCCTGGTGGATCCCGTCGGCCACCAAAGTGCTCGCCCTCTTCA ATGCGGCCAACAGCGTGTCGTCTCCTCCCATCATGCCGTTCACCGACTTCTACAACATCGCGCTGGAGCACATCGACTTCATGGACGAGTACCGGATCTGGCAGAGCTACGGAAACTCCAGCAG GTTCTCCTTCTGCCAGTTTCCCTTCATCCTGTCCACGGTGGTGAAGAAGGCCATCATCCAGAAGGACTCGGAGCAGCAGATGATCAGCCAGGCCCGG CAAAGCCTGGTGAGCAAAGTGTCTCGACGTCAGCGCGTGGACATGAACCTGGTCTTCCTCAACATCAAAGTACGACGGGCGCAACTCCTCGCAGACTCGCTGGATGAG TTGAGCAGGAAGCGGTGCGACCTGAAGAAGAAGTTACGCGTGACGTTCGTGGGGGAGGCGGGGCTGGACATGGGCGGGCTGACCAAGGAGTGGTTCCTGCTGCTCGTGCGCCAGATCTTCCACGCCGACTACG GCATGTTCACGTACACGGAGTCTCGCTGTCATTGGTTCAGCAGCTGGAAGTGTGACAACAACTATTCGGAATTTCAGCTCATTGGGACC GTGATGGGCTTGGCCGTTTACAACAGCATCGCTCTGGACATCCGCTTCCCGCTCTACTGCTACAG GAAGCTGCTGACTCCGCCCACCGCACCGTGTGACCAGGACGCCTCGGTCGGCACGGCGACCGCCACCTTGGACGACCTGCGGCAGATCATGCCG GAGCTGGCTCACGGTTTGGACGAGCTGCTGAACTTTGACGGGAACGTGGAGGAAGACTTGTGCCTCACATTCCAG GTGTGGCAGGAGGAAATGGGCGCGGTCAAGTCGTACAACCTGAGGCCGGGAGGAGACAAGATTCCTGTCACCGAACAAAACAGGAAAG AGTACGTGCAGCTGTACGTGGACTTCCTTCTGAATAAATCCATCTACAAGCAGTTTGCTGCCTTCTACCACGGATTCCACAGCGTCTGCGCGTCCGACGCCCTCATG CTGCTGCGTCCGGAGGAAGTGGAGATGTTGGTGTGCGGCAGTCCTCAGCTGGACATGAGCGCTCTGCAGAAGGCGGCGCACTACGAAGGATACAGCAAGAGCGACGCCACCGTCAG gAGTTTCTGGGAGGTGGTGCTGTCGTTCCCGATGGATCTTCAAAAGAAGCTTCTTCACTTCGCAACAGGAAGTGACCGCGTTCCCGTGGGAGGAATGGCCGACCTCAACTTCAAAATTTCCAAGATCGACGCACCCACCGACTG GCTTCCCGTGTCGCACACGTGTTTCAACCAGATCTGCCTGCCGCCGTATCGCAGCAGGAAGGAGCTCAAACACAAACTGACCATCGCCATCTCCAACGCAGAGGGCTTCGGCCTCCAGTGA